The region CCTGATTTATTATCCCAGGGAGAAGATGGCCCAGATACTGGAACACGCCAGGAACCGGGAGGACTGGTACAAGATTACCCTGTACCGACTTATCGAGGTGAGCAAGCGCGCTGCCAGCAAATACACCAGGTCCAAGGTGCGAAAGGCCCTGCCCCAGGAGTTTGCCTATGTGATTGAGGAGCTGATTACGGAAAAAGTGGATGTGAGGGATAAAGAGTCCTATTACAATGCCATCATACAGACCATTATCCGGGTAGGAAGGGCAGGGGAGTTCATCGTGGCTCTCTGTGAACTGATTCAGCGCCTTATTGTGGACCATTTACATATACTGGGAGATATATATGACAGGGGGCCGGGGCCCCACATAATTATGGACAAGCTGATGACCTATCATTCCCTGGATATCCAGTGGGGGAACCATGATGTGCTGTGGATGGGTGCGGCTGCCGGTCAGAAGGGATGTATTGCAAATGTAATCCGCATCTGTGCCAGATACGGCAATCTGGATATCCTGGAGGACGGTTACGGCATTAATCTGCTGCCTCTGGCAACCTTTTCCCTGGACACCTATGGAAGCGATCCGTGCGCCTGTTTCCAGCTCAAGGGGGCCAACGCATGCAGCCCCAGCGAGACGGAACTGAATATCAGGATGCACAAGGCCATATCCATTATCCAGTTCAAGGTGGAGGGCCAAATCATCAGGGAACATCCGGAATTCTGCCTGGATGGCCGAAACCTGCTGCACCGCATTGATTTGGACAGGGGGACCATACTGCTGGAAGGCGGCGAGCAGGAGATGCTGGACAGGTATTTCCCCACCATTGACCCGGCAGACCCTTACAGGCTTACAGCGGAGGAGAACGCCATCATGGAACGCCTTGCGGCCGCGTTTCAGAATTGTGAAAAGCTTCAGCAGCATATGCGCTTCCTGCTGGCAAAGGGAAGCCTTTACAAGGTATATAACGGAAACCTTCTGTATCATGGCTGTATCCCCTTAAACAGGGACGGCAGCTTTAAAGAGGTGGACATATACGGACAGAAATATAAGGGAAAAAGCCTCTATGAGTGTCTGGACGGTTATGTGAGAAAGGCGTTCATGGCAGTGGACCCCGTGGAACGGGCAAGGGGCCGGGATATATGCTGGTATATCTGGCTCCATCAGGACTCACCGTTGTTCGGCAAGGACAAGATGGCCACCTTTGAACGCTATTTTCTGGCTGACAAGGAGACACACAGGGAGGAAAAGAACCCATATTACTGTATGCTGGAGAATGAGGATACGGTGGGCCGCATCCTGGAGGAATTCGGCCTGTCTCCCCAGGAGGGACATATAGTCAACGGCCATGTGCCGGTCAAGTCCAAGAACGGGGAAAATCCTATGAAATGCGGCGGAAAGTTGCTGGTCATTGACGGCGGCTTTTCCAGGGCTTACCAGAAGGAAACGGGAATCGCCGGATATACGCTTATTTATAATTCCTACGGTCTGATTCTGGCCGCCCACGAGCCCTTTGAGTCCACGGAGGCCGCAATTGAGAAGGAGAGCGATATACACTCGGAGAGCACCATTGTAAAACGTGTGTCCAGCCGGAAGCTGGTAGGGGACACGGATGTGGGCAAACAGCTTAAGACTAAGATTAAAGACCTTGAAATGCTTTTGGAGGCCTATCATACAGGCCGGATTGTGGAGCGTTTTCCTGTGAGATAAGGGGATACGGTCTGAAGATAAGGCAGGCCGGGTATATCCGGGGCCGCATTGTGCATGGGGACAGTGCGGCCCTGCTTTTGTGAAAATGATACAATTTTTAGATTGTAACTATTACAACAAGTTGACTTTGACATATCTTTGTGATATAGTAGACAGGATGATGCAGGCGCATCACAGGTCAAGGGAGACAGGATGTATTAAAGTCACCCTTATTTTATTTAGATCAGTAGAGGAGGAAGTAATTATGAAGAAATTTATGGCGTTATCCATGGCTGCCATCATGGCATTTACGGTGGCGGGATGCGGCTCCAACAAGCCCGCAGAAACCACAGCAGCCGGCACAGCGGCGGCAGAGACGGCTGCTGAATCAGATACCACGGCGGCTGACACCGCGGCGGAAGGGGAAACCAGCGGGGCTGCCTCCGGCAAAAAGTACATCATCAACACAGACACTACCTTTGCCCCCTTTGAGTTTGAAAATGAAAAGGGAGAGATGGTAGGTATTGACCTGGATATCCTACAGGCAATTGCTCAGGACCAGGGATTTGAATATGAGGTTGTTCCGGTGGGATTCTCCGCGGCAGTGACCGCCCTGGAGGCCGGTGAGTGCGACGGCGTGATTGCAGGCATGTCCATTACGGATGAGAGAGTGCAGAAATATGACTTCTCAGAGCCCTATTATGATTCCGGCGTAGGCATGGCTGTCCTGGCTGATTCCGATATCACCTCCTATGACCAGTTAAAGGATCAGAAGGTGGCTGCCAAGATTGGTACAGAGGGCTGCACCTTTGCGGAGTCCATTGCGGAGCAGTATGGTTTTGAGGTAGCACAGTACGAGAGCTCATCTGATATGTATCAGGCTGTACTGGCAGGCGAAGCGGTTGCCTGCTTTGAGGATTATCCTGTTATCGGCTATGAGATCTCCAGGGGACTGGGCCTCACCCTTCCCACACCGATGGAGAAGGGTTCCTCCTATGGTTTCGCAACCTTAAAGGGCGCCAATCCGGAGCTTGTGGAGATGTTCAACAAGGGTCTGGAGAACATCAAGGCAAGCGGCAGATACGATGAGATATTGAATACTTACATTGCAAAATAAGGACTGCCGGAGAGAATCGTCAGGCAGTGCTGTCAGACGCCGGTTCCTGCCAAATGCAGGGCCGGCGCCTCAAGGCCGCCGGGTTATGGATGAATTTAAAGCAATTACACGAAGGCCATGCCGGGTTTTGCTTAAGTGCTTTAAATTTGGCTATAACGTTCCATGGGCATGGAAGGATATCCATGGGATGAGGCACGTCAACGAATTAATCAGAAAAGGATGATAGTATGCAGATTGTAAACATCATAACACAGTATTACCCATCATTTTTTAAGGCCCTGGGAATCACCCTGCAGATGACCGTGATATCTCTGCTCTGCGCGACGGTTCTGGGTGTTATTTTCGGCCTGTTCAAGGTCTCGGATTTCAAGATATTAAAACTCATTGCCGATGTCTATATTGACATCATCCGCGGAACGCCCCTGTTAGTACAGGTCATGATTATGATGTACGGCGTGGGAAGCGTTTTGAAGCCTTATGGTTTCCAGTGGAGCAATATAGGCGGCGCGTTTACGGCGGGCTGCGTGGCCCTGAGCCTTAACGCAGGGGCCTATATGGCGGAAATCATCCGCGGAGGCATCGAGGCTGTTGACAAGGGCCAGATGGAGGCGGCCAGAAGTCTGGGGCTATCCTACGGCAAGGCCATGCGCAAGGTGATTCTGCCCCAGGCATTCAGGACCATGCTGCCCTCCATCATCAATCAGTTCATCATCTCCCTGAAGGACACGTCCCTTGTATCTGTCATCGGACCCAGGGAGCTGACTCAGAACGGTAAGATTATCGCGGCCAATTCCGCTTCCATGGTTATGCCCATCTGGATCTGCGTGGCCCTTTTTTATCTGGTAGTCTGCACGATTCTGTCCAGGATTGCCAAGTATGTGGAGAGGAGAGTGTCCTATGGAAAATAAGATTTCAGTCCATAACCTGAAAAAGAATTTCGGAAAGCTGGAAGTCCTTAAGGACATCAGCATTGAGATAAGAGAAGGGGAAGTGGTATGCATGATAGGCCCCTCCGGTTCCGGTAAGAGTACGTTTCTGCGGTGCCTGAACCGTCTGGAGAAGATCACATCCGGCCATGTGGTGGTGGACGGCCATCCCATATCAGACCCTAACACCAACATCAACAAAGTGCGTGAAAACATCGGAATGGTGTTCCAGCATTTCAACCTGTTCCCCCATCTTACGGTGAAGGAGAACATTACCTTAGCTCCCACGGAATTAAAGCTCATGGGAAAAGAGGAAGCCGGCAGAAAGGCTCTTGAGCTGCTGGCCCGCGTGGGGCTGGCGGACAAGGCGGAGGCATATCCGGGACAGCTCTCCGGCGGACAGAAGCAGAGGGTGGCCATCGCGCGCTCCCTTGCCATGAATCCCGACATCATGCTGTTTGACGAGCCCACATCGGCCCTGGATCCTGAGATGGTGGGCGAGGTGCTGGAGGTCATGAAGCAGCTGGCAGCCGACGGCATGACCATGGTGGTGGTCACCCATGAGATGGGATTTGCCAGGGAAGTGGCGGACCGGGTGGTGTTTATGGATGACGGATACATCGTGGAGGAAGGGACTCCCGATGAAGTGTTTGGAAATCCCAGGGAGGAAAGGACCAGGAGCTTTCTGGATAAGGTGCTGTAGACATTCGGATTCCTTGGGGGATGAGCATAGAAGAACGAAGTGTGAATAAATGTTATACACAATAACAGGCTGCCCGGTCACGGCGAATCGGGCGGCCTGTTATTGTTCCGGAAAGATAAAAGATTTCGGAACAACAAAAAAGCCCTGCACACGCAAGGCTTTAAAAGCAGATGACGGGAATCGAACCCGCCTCCCCAGCTTGGGAAGCTGGTGTTCTACCGATGAACTACATCTGCACAACACTGATATTATATCATGTATTTTGGAAAATTCAAGTCTATTTTCTTATTTTTGTAAAAATTTATAATAATTTCTATGAATTTGATCCGGCCGTTATCCGGAAGTCAGGAGGGGATCCGGCCGGATACGGGAATTTCTCATGGCCGGAACTTGCCAAAACAATCTAAATATGGTTTAATACAATAAGATGAAACATATGTACGCATCTGTACATAGCAATATGGAGGAATAGAATGGCAAAGGAACAATATAATGCGGACAGTATTACGGTGCTGGAAGGACTGGAGGCGGTCCGTAAGCGTCCTGGTATGTATATAGGAGGTGTGGGAACCAAGGGGTTAAACCATCTGATTTATGAAATCATTGATAATGCGGTGGATGAGCACCTGGCCGGATTCTGCAGCAGTGTGTGGGTGACTTTGGAAGCAGACGGCTCCTGTACGGTCCGTGATAACGGCCGCGGAATCCCGGTCGGACTTCACAAAAAGGGCATATCAGCCGCCAGAATCGTACTGTCCACCCTTCATGCGGGCGGTAAATTCGATAACGACGCTTATAAGACCAGCGGAGGACTTCACGGTGTGGGTTCCTCCGTAGTTAATGCCCTGTCAGCCCATATGGACCTTAAGGTTTACAGGGACGGCTTCATCTATCACGATGAATATGAAAAAGGACGTCCTGTCATCAAGCTGGAGAACGGACTTCTCCCTGTGATTGGAAAGACGCGGGAGACCGGTACCTGTATCAATTTCCTGCCTGACGGCGATATATTTGAGAAAACACGTTTCAAGGCGGACTGGCTCAAGAGCCGTCTGCACGAGACCGCATACTTAAACCCAAACCTGACCCTTTACTATGAGAACAAGCGGCCCGGAGAGGGGGAGAAGGTGGCCTTCCATGAGCCGGAGGGCATTGTTGCCTATGTGCGGGAGCTGAATTCCGGCAAGACGCCGGTACACGACCCCATTTATTTCAAGGGGACCGTGGACAAGGTGGAGGTGGAGGCCGCCATCCAGTTCGTGGACACATTTGAGGAGAATATACTGGGCTTCTGCAACAACATCTTTACCCAGGAGGGCGGCACCCACCTGGCTGGCTTCAAGACCAAATTCACGGCGCTGATTAACAGCTATGCCAGGGAGATTGGAATTTTAAAGGATAAGGATACCAACTTTACGGGAGCCGATACCAGGAACGGCATGACGGCCGTCATCGCGGTAAAGCATCCCGACCCTATCTTCGAGGGGCAGACCAAGACAAAGCTGGCCAGCGCCGACGCCACCAAGGCCGTGTTTACGGTGACCGGGGACGAGCTGCAGCTTTACTTTGACCGCAACGTGGAGGTGTTAAAGGGAGTCATTGGCTGTGCGGAAAAATCGGCCAAGATTCGCCGGGCCGAGGAAAAGGCCAAGACCAACATGCTGACCAAATCCAAATTTTCCTTTGACAGCAACGGTAAGCTGGCAAACTGCGAGAGCCGGGATGCCTCCAGGTGTGAGATATTCATTGTAGAGGGAGATTCCGCCGGCGGCTCTGCCAAGACTGCCAGGAACCGCCAGTACCAGGCTATCCTGCCCATCAGGGGAAAAATCCTCAACGTTGAGAAGGCGTCCATGGATAAGGTCCTGGCCAATGCGGAAATCAAGACCATGATCAATAGCTTTGGCTGCGGTTTTTCAGAAGGATACGGCAATGACTTTGACATCACAAAGCTGCGCTATGACAAAATCATCCTGATGACTGATGCCGATGTGGACGGCAGCCACATCGACACCCTGCTTCTCACCTTCCTTTACCGTTTTATGCCGGAACTGATTTATGACGGTCATGTGTATATTGCCATGCCGCCCCTGTTTAAGGTGATCCCTAAGCGGGGGGAGGAACAGTATCTTTACGATGAAAAGGAGCTGGAGCGTTACAGGAAAACACATACCGGCGACTTTACGCTGCAGCGCTACAAAGGTCTGGGTGAGATGGACGCACAACAGCTGTGGGAGACCACTCTGGACCCGGAGCGCCGGGTTCTCAAGCGGGTGGAGATAGAGGACGCCAGAATGGCTACGGAGATAACCGAGATGCTC is a window of Enterocloster clostridioformis DNA encoding:
- a CDS encoding amino acid ABC transporter ATP-binding protein codes for the protein MENKISVHNLKKNFGKLEVLKDISIEIREGEVVCMIGPSGSGKSTFLRCLNRLEKITSGHVVVDGHPISDPNTNINKVRENIGMVFQHFNLFPHLTVKENITLAPTELKLMGKEEAGRKALELLARVGLADKAEAYPGQLSGGQKQRVAIARSLAMNPDIMLFDEPTSALDPEMVGEVLEVMKQLAADGMTMVVVTHEMGFAREVADRVVFMDDGYIVEEGTPDEVFGNPREERTRSFLDKVL
- a CDS encoding transporter substrate-binding domain-containing protein yields the protein MKKFMALSMAAIMAFTVAGCGSNKPAETTAAGTAAAETAAESDTTAADTAAEGETSGAASGKKYIINTDTTFAPFEFENEKGEMVGIDLDILQAIAQDQGFEYEVVPVGFSAAVTALEAGECDGVIAGMSITDERVQKYDFSEPYYDSGVGMAVLADSDITSYDQLKDQKVAAKIGTEGCTFAESIAEQYGFEVAQYESSSDMYQAVLAGEAVACFEDYPVIGYEISRGLGLTLPTPMEKGSSYGFATLKGANPELVEMFNKGLENIKASGRYDEILNTYIAK
- a CDS encoding amino acid ABC transporter permease; the protein is MQIVNIITQYYPSFFKALGITLQMTVISLLCATVLGVIFGLFKVSDFKILKLIADVYIDIIRGTPLLVQVMIMMYGVGSVLKPYGFQWSNIGGAFTAGCVALSLNAGAYMAEIIRGGIEAVDKGQMEAARSLGLSYGKAMRKVILPQAFRTMLPSIINQFIISLKDTSLVSVIGPRELTQNGKIIAANSASMVMPIWICVALFYLVVCTILSRIAKYVERRVSYGK
- a CDS encoding fructose-1,6-bisphosphatase → MSDLQTRYLERLAELYPTIAAASTEVINLEAILNLPKGTEHFLTDIHGEYEAFSHVLRNGSGAVRRKVNDVFGNTLSSQDKQTLATLIYYPREKMAQILEHARNREDWYKITLYRLIEVSKRAASKYTRSKVRKALPQEFAYVIEELITEKVDVRDKESYYNAIIQTIIRVGRAGEFIVALCELIQRLIVDHLHILGDIYDRGPGPHIIMDKLMTYHSLDIQWGNHDVLWMGAAAGQKGCIANVIRICARYGNLDILEDGYGINLLPLATFSLDTYGSDPCACFQLKGANACSPSETELNIRMHKAISIIQFKVEGQIIREHPEFCLDGRNLLHRIDLDRGTILLEGGEQEMLDRYFPTIDPADPYRLTAEENAIMERLAAAFQNCEKLQQHMRFLLAKGSLYKVYNGNLLYHGCIPLNRDGSFKEVDIYGQKYKGKSLYECLDGYVRKAFMAVDPVERARGRDICWYIWLHQDSPLFGKDKMATFERYFLADKETHREEKNPYYCMLENEDTVGRILEEFGLSPQEGHIVNGHVPVKSKNGENPMKCGGKLLVIDGGFSRAYQKETGIAGYTLIYNSYGLILAAHEPFESTEAAIEKESDIHSESTIVKRVSSRKLVGDTDVGKQLKTKIKDLEMLLEAYHTGRIVERFPVR
- a CDS encoding DNA gyrase/topoisomerase IV subunit B, producing the protein MAKEQYNADSITVLEGLEAVRKRPGMYIGGVGTKGLNHLIYEIIDNAVDEHLAGFCSSVWVTLEADGSCTVRDNGRGIPVGLHKKGISAARIVLSTLHAGGKFDNDAYKTSGGLHGVGSSVVNALSAHMDLKVYRDGFIYHDEYEKGRPVIKLENGLLPVIGKTRETGTCINFLPDGDIFEKTRFKADWLKSRLHETAYLNPNLTLYYENKRPGEGEKVAFHEPEGIVAYVRELNSGKTPVHDPIYFKGTVDKVEVEAAIQFVDTFEENILGFCNNIFTQEGGTHLAGFKTKFTALINSYAREIGILKDKDTNFTGADTRNGMTAVIAVKHPDPIFEGQTKTKLASADATKAVFTVTGDELQLYFDRNVEVLKGVIGCAEKSAKIRRAEEKAKTNMLTKSKFSFDSNGKLANCESRDASRCEIFIVEGDSAGGSAKTARNRQYQAILPIRGKILNVEKASMDKVLANAEIKTMINSFGCGFSEGYGNDFDITKLRYDKIILMTDADVDGSHIDTLLLTFLYRFMPELIYDGHVYIAMPPLFKVIPKRGEEQYLYDEKELERYRKTHTGDFTLQRYKGLGEMDAQQLWETTLDPERRVLKRVEIEDARMATEITEMLMGTEVGPRRQFIYEHADEAEIDA